The sequence below is a genomic window from Saccopteryx leptura isolate mSacLep1 chromosome 3, mSacLep1_pri_phased_curated, whole genome shotgun sequence.
agcctagttcctattgaaatactggtcagtttgttgatttaaatttacttggtctttattttaaatattgtatttgttcccgttttgttttgtttttttactttaaaataaggtatgtgcagtgtgcatagggatttattcatagtttttttttttatagtccggccctccaacggtctgagggacagtgaactggccccctgtgtaaaaagtttggggacccctaggcaATACACTAGCTAGAAACTTGGGACCAAAGGAAAAACACCGTGAATACCCTGGgaattctttctttccccctctatCTCAGATTGGACACTAGAGAAGCTGGCAACTTCAAATACCAATGAACACTGACAAGAGGGGAAAACTAAAAGTCCTCCCTAAAAACCTACTCTAACCAAAGGACAAGGGGcaaacagaaacatttttagaCAATAACCATTCTATTCCATACAAACTCCACAAATAAACCCTACAGATCACTCTCCAGCCACATGAGCAATACTCAAGTAGACAGCCTGGCCCTCTACTCTTGCTAGGCACCAGTGATGCATCCCAAACGCACCACCCGAGATGCTTCCAGAGAAGGCCAATTGAAAGGCTGGGAATTTCATACCGAGCCCAGAATTTCATTCACACCTTGCAGTAACAAGGAACACTCTCCTCTCCTCACTGGTGAAGTATCAGACCTAAGGGGAGGAATTTCACCATTCAGCAGTAATTAGGACACACCCTCAGAGTATCAGTGAGGACCACAGATGTCTAGTGGTATTCCACCCTCATGCTTAGGTAATGGGgaactcctttccttctctacTGGATGATATGAGAGAGAGACTAGTGGAGCCTGGATTTTCACCTTTGATCAGGGGGTAACATGACCACCTTTCCACTTTTGTGGAAAAAATGTGGGTAGCAGTACCAAGGTGTTCCCCTCCCCTAATCAGGATATCTAAGCCCTTGTGGGGAGCCTAAGCTCACACCTCTGTCCAGCAATAACAAGGAGAGAaagccctctcctctcccatcaTTGGTTATCAGTAGAAGCTATGCAGAGAACCTGGACTTCTACTCGCACCAGCAGTAGCAACAAGGCAGTGCCACGTTTTATCCATCAGAATGATGTCAGAGAAGGCCTGTGAAAGCACAAGATTTAAATAAGATCCAGTCTTGTAACATAATAGCCAACATGTCCAGGTTTTAATCAAAAATTACTCATAATGAAGACTCAAGATCTCAAACTCAATGATAAAGGACAATGACAATACTAAGATGGCACAATATTAGAATTATCATCAGACAAGGATTTCAAAACAGCCATCGAAAAATACTTGCATAATTATAAACacttataataaatgaaaaaaattgaaagtctCAGCAAACATGCAGAAGATATAAAGAACCCAAAGAAATGATGCAAACTAAAGAcattaactaaaattaaataaaaccactCAATGGGTCAACACAAAAAGGGGGAACAGAGAAAATAATCAGCAAATTGTAAGAtagatcatatatatattaattacctAAATTATACAACAGAAtagaccaaaaataaaacaaaaaaacaggcctGTGAAATCTGTGGAACATAAAATAGGATCTTACATCTGTGTCATCAGGGACCCAACAAAAAGATAGGGTTAAAAACTTTTCAAGTGATAAAAGAACTGTAAACCCAAAATTTTATATCAAGCAAAAATATGCTTAACAAATTGGGGGAAACCAAGACATTCTCAGATGAAGGCAACTAAGAAAATGTGTCACTAGCAGAACTATATTAGAAGAATAACACAAAGAAATTCTctaaacagaaaggaaataaaaaagtaaaaactaaaaaatcaaaGATATAAATAGAGATATCCCATATGAATGGACTGGAAGATTCAACACAGTAAAGACACCAATTCTCCCTAAGTTGatatatagatttaatgcaattccaatcaaactTCCAACAAGAAGAATTTTTTGTAGATACAAAcaagattattctaaaatttctatggaaaagcaaaaaaataaaaaaaaatagaaaacccaaaatattCTGAACAAGAATTAAGTGAGGAGAATCACTCTACTAATTTCAAGACTAATTATTGATACTTAGCCATAATAAAGACTATGCATTTTTGGCAGAGACACCAAAACAAACCAGTATAGAACCAAAGAATAGCCTATGCGAGTATGACCAACAAATTTATGACAAAAGTGCAAAAGAAATTCAACAGAGGAggctgtggccagttggctcagtggtagagcatcagcctagtgtgtggatgtcccaggtttgattcctggtcagggcacagagaagcaatcatgtgcttctccacccctgccctctatctgtctctctctctctcctgcagtcagtcatggctccattagagcaagatggccctgggcactgaggatggctctatggcttctgcctcaagcgctaagaagagctcagttgctgagcaacggagcatcgccccctagtgggcttaccgggtgggtcccagtcagggtgcttgTGGGAATCTATCtatctgccttcccttctctcattgaataaaaaaataaataaaaaataaaaaaatcaacagaggAAAGATCATCTTTTCAAAAATAGTTGCTGAAACTGGATATCAACAAAGAAACTTGACCTAAACCTCACACCtcataaaaaattaactcaaaatagatcagagatttaaatgtaaaacaaactATTAAacctataaaaaataatacaggaaaAAATCTTCAGGAAATAGGGCTTGCTGAAGAACATGACAccaatgtaagaaaaaaatataaccaataaattagacttcatcaaaattaaaactgttGAACTTCAAAAGACtctgttaaaataaaagagaagctaCAGAAtagaatatttgcaaaccacattaTCTGACAAAGGCCCATACCTAGCATAAAGAACTCCCAAAAttcaacattagaaaagcaaaaaaatccaaatagaaaatgcacaaaagaaatgaagaaacatcTCACCAAAGAGGAAAAATGGATGATAAACATGAAAGTAAGtgcaacatcattagtcattaaggaaataaaaatttaaaatcttgagATCACACAATCCTATcagaatagctaaaataaaaaataacaatatgggcctgactggttggctcagtggtggagtacTAAACCAGCGTGTGAATATCCAGGGttgaattcctggtcaggacatacagaagtgaccatctgcttctctacccctctctctccccttttctatctcttccccacccgcagtcATGGCTAGGTCGGTTTGAATGCAtgggccccagcgctgaggatggctctgtgaagcctccacctcaggcactaaaaatagcttggttgtgagcatcagccccagacaggcattgccaggtggatccagatcagatgcatgcaagagtctatctcccctcctctcactgggaaaagaggaaaaaaactaataaaaacaatatgaaatatTCATGAGAATGTGAGAAAAGTGGATCTTTCATTAATAGctgatggaaatataaaatgatactgCCACTCTAGAAAATAGTttggctgtttctttttaaaactaaatatacaCTTACCATTTGACCCAGTAGTCACATTCTGGGTacttatcccagagaaatgaaaacttgtaTCTGTATAAAAACTTATAAATGACTCTTCATGGCAGCTTTGTTTGTAATAgtcaaaaactggaaataatcaAAATGGCCCTCAATGGGTGAATAGTTGTACAAACTGTGGTATATAAATACCATAAAATACAACAGTAATAAAAGGTAGACTGCATTATTTACGCAAAGGCATTAAagagttaaaattatttaaaatgtacctAGTTTTGACTGCATGTTGTTTCTTATCAAATTAAATTGATTCCTATAGCTAAGTGTCCAAAGCTAAATACTTAGAAACTTAATTTCAAGAAATGAATCTTCTCAAACTACTTCacatggtaagatttcatttttcatGTGCAAGACATTTGCAATACGaatgaaacaaaaagtaaaatgaactcaagtccatttaaaatgaaaacataattcctcaaaaataaagttatatactTCTATATGTTCACTTGAGATATTTCAATAGCAGTAAAAAATACGCAAATACACACATCCCTCAAGCAGgcaatattttaataatacacGATATTAACTGATATGGAAAAAGTGCTTTCATGATGTTacccactaaaataaaaattacatcatACAATTTTCAAAATGTGTTCTTTGACTTCTAACCTCTGCTTTTCTTTAGAATTACCTGTggggagaaaacaaaatgaagattcATATTATACCTATGGcaaataaaacataattcttcaacaaaaagttaaatattcCTATGTGTATAATAAGTAAGACTGATTTTATAAAACCCAATATGGAAAGTGATTAGGGAATCCTTTTGCCTTATAGATGGTCTGAGACTCTGCTTCTCTCAAAGAATGTAAAACATGCCTAGAGTCTCAAAATCTGGTTTTACAGTCACTTCTAGATGTTAGTTTCCTCAGTTGTAAGCTAAAGGTGTTCCTATTAATGGTTCCTAACATCAGATCTCTAGGCAATTTAGTAATCCTGGGAGTTACAGTGTTCCAAAGTTTGAAAATCCTACTATAAATCAGGCATTTAACAACTATAAAGCAATACAAATCCATTGCAATATTTCTTCTATTTGGTCTGAAATTATATCAATTTAGAAACCAAGGCTAGTCATCGAATGATGAAAAGCTTATTAGGTAGAACATTTTCAAAACATATAGCacatgagagaaataaaaaaggatatttaagTGTAAAAGATAGGTAGCATTAGacctgaaaatatatattttttaactttttatttttctactttcagGTTAAACATAcctataatttattaataaaaaaaaacactgaaattaaaatacatacatacacacttcAAGTTCTTAAACTTGctttaaatacagaaaaactgATTTTAAGCGTCTAGAATCTTGTTggaatatttataagaaaatttgAGCATGCACATTTCTAGGTTTCCACAGAGGCCACCAAATAGGTCTATATACCCTAAGTTAGCACTTCTCTGTCCTCTAAGATGTTTGTATGAGTACTGCAAAACGAAGTACCATGTACTCAGAGTAACAAAATGCTGAGTATATAATGTATTCAAATTTACAAAACGTTAAGTTAAACAGTTCAAGTTTCTTTACAGCTATATTTCCCATAACCTTCTATAATCTTACATAACTGTAGTATATAAAGATGTTAGCATTGTGTAAAGCTGGACAAAAGGCACATGGAAACTATACTACAGTACTTACATACCTTCTGTGAGtctataattatttgaaaatagacAGAATATCAAAAATAAGTCTCTCTCCAACATCATTCCCCAGTCAATCATGGTTGCCAATTTCTTgcatatttttatagaaacaagCTCTATATACATATTAACATTGTTACTATTCAAAGaggtatatagtatatatatccGTTTACCTAATGCTTTCGTCTATCTACCTGCTTTTCATGGTGGGCATCTATTAATACCAAGTGGAAATGATCTCAGGAACATAGTTGGAAAAAACTCTGCCCTAATCATCATACTCTTAACATTATATAGAAATACCAGAAAGAGAAGCAAGCTTCTCTGCTTTTATAAGTAATTTGACTCGTTAATCACACAAATctcaaaacacagaaaaacaaataattagacaattaggaaaacaaaatgaTCAAGAAAGTTCTAATAAATGTCAAGATGATAACCTTCTCAAATACATATCGCCTACTACAAATTCTACAGGTTACAgtcaaatatttttcacctaaATGGTGATAAAGCAGTGGCCATGCATCTTGCATCAGAAATCCCCAATATActtatagagaaagaaaatcttaACTCATTAAGTCTATTAACATGAAAAACCAAGGGTCAATTGAGTCAAAAAAGCTGaagaaagaaatctaaaacaGGCAAGCTTAATGAACCAGGTGGTGTTTTTAAAGTTAATTCGCagtcaagaaaataaatacaaacttgACCTTTGCTGCAGCCAGTACATGCTGGTCTTTAATGATTCCACACTTATTCTTACAAGCATTTGTTCTGGACTCTTCTGCTAATCGACGAATAAACAGTAAACAGTTCAGATGcacctttaaaagaaaatgttagaaaGGATTTTTAAGCTCAAAACATTGATACTTTgaaataatgacttttaaaaataaaagatcctggcctgacctgtggtggaacagtggataaagcatcaacccggaacactgaggttgcaggttcgaaaccccgggcttgcttggtcaaggtacatatgggagttgatgcttcctgctccgctttctctctctttcctctcccttccctctgcctctctaaaacaaataaataaaatctatacaaaaataaaatgctacaaAATTTAATGCACTATTTTGTACTGTGATTaagtcaatttttatttaaagagaattTAATATAGATCCTTCTTAGAGTCTACAAAAAAGAGACTTTGCTATTGCAATACATAAACAAGGCTAACCAAGTgccataataataaaattattgtaaaacatcattaaaaaaaaatgcccaaccaggcagtgatgcagtggatagagcctcagcctggaatgctaaggacaaagctttgaaaccccaatgtcgccggtttgagctcaggctcatcagcttgagtgtggtatcatagacagatcc
It includes:
- the CENPW gene encoding centromere protein W, whose amino-acid sequence is MALPTTISQRKRIKRKAPRGFLKRVFKRRKPHLRLERSCDLLVHLNCLLFIRRLAEESRTNACKNKCGIIKDQHVLAAAKVILKKSRG